A genome region from Flavobacterium sp. includes the following:
- a CDS encoding glucosaminidase domain-containing protein, with product MIKKIVLLFTIIVLASCSSSKPAVATTKKTASVQKPRVAATKKPAYSKPTAKNYPSTNNTTEVIQSTSKTVVTSDLINNYVLQYKDIAMGNMKTYGIPASIILAQGILESGAGKGDLAIEANNHFGIKCHKDWFGESVRHDDDSAQECFRKYPEAAESYRDHALFLVGKKRYETLFTYEKDDYKSWAKGLRAAGYATDPNYPDKLIGYIERYNLHQYDCQVTGKNYVAINKTAPPRKSSYDAASDPKINMNSNDPNLYEVQKGDTLYSISKKFNLLVDDLKQKNNLTDNALSIGQKLRVK from the coding sequence ATGATTAAAAAAATTGTACTGCTCTTTACAATAATAGTTTTGGCAAGCTGTTCGTCAAGCAAACCAGCTGTCGCTACAACGAAAAAAACCGCATCAGTTCAAAAACCAAGAGTAGCGGCAACAAAAAAGCCAGCCTACAGCAAACCAACAGCTAAAAATTATCCTTCTACAAATAATACAACTGAGGTTATTCAATCTACATCAAAAACAGTTGTAACCAGCGATTTAATTAATAATTATGTTTTGCAGTACAAAGATATTGCAATGGGAAACATGAAAACATACGGAATCCCGGCCAGTATTATTTTGGCGCAGGGAATTTTAGAATCGGGAGCAGGAAAAGGAGATTTAGCTATTGAAGCCAATAATCATTTCGGAATTAAATGTCATAAAGACTGGTTTGGCGAAAGTGTTCGTCATGACGATGATTCGGCTCAGGAATGTTTTAGAAAATATCCAGAAGCTGCAGAATCGTATAGAGATCACGCTTTGTTTTTAGTTGGAAAAAAACGCTATGAAACGTTGTTTACTTACGAAAAAGACGATTATAAATCGTGGGCAAAAGGTCTGCGGGCGGCGGGTTATGCCACAGATCCTAATTATCCGGATAAATTAATTGGTTATATCGAACGTTACAATCTGCATCAATATGATTGTCAGGTTACAGGCAAAAATTATGTTGCAATAAATAAAACGGCTCCACCAAGAAAATCATCTTATGACGCGGCTTCTGATCCAAAGATAAATATGAATTCAAACGATCCGAATTTATACGAAGTTCAAAAAGGGGATACATTATATTCAATTTCAAAAAAATTCAATTTATTAGTTGATGATTTAAAACAAAAAAATAATTTGACTGATAATGCGCTTTCGATAGGACAGAAGTTGAGGGTTAAGTAA
- the hemL gene encoding glutamate-1-semialdehyde 2,1-aminomutase, whose protein sequence is MLYKRSSQLFAEAEKVIPGGVNSPVRAFKAVGGTPIFVKSAKGAYLYDEDGNKLIDYINSWGPMVLGHAYQPVVDAVIEKAKLGTSFGMPTELETEIAALAVSMVPNIDKIRFVNSGTEACMSAIRLARGFTKRDKIIKFAGCYHGHSDSFLIQAGSGAVTFGSPNSPGVTEGTAKDTLLAKYNDLENVKTLIEANKGEIAAIIIEAVAGNMGCIPPAKGFLEGLRELCTANGILLIFDEVMTGFRLARGGVQELYNINADIVTFGKVIGGGLPVGAFAAREEIMNHLAPLGPVYQAGTLSGNPLAMAAGYAMLKALVTDREIFTRLEEKTAYLEAGIDRVLKANNVVFTINRVGSMISVHFDANPVTDFQTAAKGDNETFKKFFHGLLQEGVYIAPSAYETWFITDALTYEDLDFTINAIDKVSKTF, encoded by the coding sequence ATGTTATATAAAAGAAGTAGTCAGCTTTTTGCTGAAGCAGAAAAAGTAATTCCGGGAGGAGTAAATTCACCAGTAAGAGCATTTAAAGCCGTTGGCGGAACTCCGATTTTTGTAAAAAGTGCCAAAGGTGCATATTTATATGATGAAGACGGAAACAAATTAATAGATTATATCAACTCTTGGGGACCAATGGTTTTAGGACACGCTTATCAGCCGGTTGTTGATGCGGTAATCGAAAAAGCAAAACTGGGAACTTCATTTGGTATGCCAACTGAATTGGAAACAGAAATTGCTGCTTTGGCAGTTTCTATGGTTCCAAATATTGATAAAATACGTTTTGTAAATTCTGGAACAGAAGCTTGTATGAGCGCAATTCGTCTGGCTCGCGGATTTACAAAAAGAGATAAAATTATCAAATTTGCAGGCTGTTATCACGGACATTCAGATTCATTCCTGATTCAGGCGGGAAGTGGAGCTGTAACTTTTGGATCTCCAAATAGTCCAGGCGTTACAGAAGGAACTGCAAAAGACACTTTGTTAGCAAAATACAATGATTTAGAGAATGTAAAAACTTTAATCGAAGCTAATAAAGGAGAAATCGCTGCCATTATTATTGAAGCAGTTGCAGGAAATATGGGTTGTATTCCGCCAGCAAAAGGTTTCCTTGAAGGTTTAAGAGAATTGTGTACAGCAAACGGAATCTTATTGATTTTTGATGAGGTAATGACAGGTTTTCGTTTAGCGCGCGGTGGAGTTCAAGAATTGTATAATATCAATGCTGATATTGTAACTTTCGGAAAAGTAATTGGCGGCGGACTTCCCGTTGGAGCTTTTGCTGCACGCGAAGAAATCATGAATCATTTAGCTCCGCTTGGACCAGTTTATCAGGCAGGAACATTATCTGGAAATCCGTTAGCAATGGCGGCTGGATATGCAATGTTGAAAGCGTTGGTTACTGATCGTGAAATTTTTACTCGTCTTGAGGAAAAAACAGCTTATTTAGAAGCGGGAATCGACAGAGTTTTAAAAGCAAATAATGTAGTTTTTACGATCAATAGAGTAGGTTCTATGATTTCTGTTCACTTTGATGCCAATCCGGTTACTGATTTTCAAACTGCTGCAAAAGGAGATAATGAAACGTTTAAGAAATTTTTCCACGGATTATTGCAGGAAGGAGTTTACATCGCACCATCGGCATACGAAACGTGGTTTATTACAGATGCTTTAACGTATGAAGATTTAGATTTTACAATTAATGCGATCGACAAAGTTTCGAAAACATTCTAA